The window CCTTAAAAATGGCTTTCGAAACAACGAAACAAGAGGAGAGCCATGTTTACTAAGAAGCCTCGTGAGTAAACCCAGTCCAATATTCTAATCCTACCATGATTTCTCTCAAGAGATCAGTCTTACCTAAGAAAAGTTTCACCAGAGTCCAGGTCGCTCTGGTCACTTGCCATATACACCTGTGTAGATCCTGAGCCACACTATGACACCCTCACTGGTGTAGATCCTGAGCCACACTATGACACCCTCACTGGTGTAGATCCTGAGTCACACTATGACACCCTCACTGGTGTAGATCCTGAGCCACACTATGACACCCTCACTGGTGTAGATCCTGAGCCACACTATGACACCCTCACTGGTGTAGATCCTGAGCCACACTATGACACCCTCACTGGTGTAGATCCTGAGCCACACTATGACACCCTCACTGGTGTAGATCCTGAGCCACACTATGACACCCTCACTGGTGTAGATCCTGAGTCACACTATGACACCCTCACTGGTGTAGATCCTGAGCCACACTATGACACCCTCACTGGTGTAGATCCTGAGTCACACTATGACACCCTCACTGGTGTAGATCCTGAGtcacactgtgacactcacactggtGTAGATCCTGAGTCACACTATGACACCCTCACTGGTGTAGATCCTGAGCCACACTATGACACCCTCACTGGTGTAGATCCTGAGCCACACTATGACACCCACACTGGTATAGATCCTGAGtcacactgtgacactcacactggtGTAGATCCTGAGCCACACTGTGACACCCACACTGGTGTAGATCCTGAGCCACACTGTGACACCCACACTGGTATAGATCCTGAGCCACACTGTGACACCCTCACTGGTGTAGATCCTGAGCCACACTATGACACCCTCACTGGTGTAGATCCTGAGCCACACTATGACACCCTCACTGGTGTAGATCCTGAGTCACACTATGACACCCTCACTGGTGTAGATCCTGAGCCACACTATGACACCCTCACTGGTGTAGAT of the Procambarus clarkii isolate CNS0578487 chromosome 56, FALCON_Pclarkii_2.0, whole genome shotgun sequence genome contains:
- the LOC138353049 gene encoding clumping factor B-like, encoding MVQSRDNVKTLDCNLWYQLQMVPPGKTISQLTGTMATQWAALSLHTSQLITAGTTRRAAIDTLGDNCQITLVHRTQEVKAKVAVTANQSYLRKVSPESRSLWSLAIYTCVDPEPHYDTLTGVDPEPHYDTLTGVDPESHYDTLTGVDPEPHYDTLTGVDPEPHYDTLTGVDPEPHYDTLTGVDPEPHYDTLTGVDPEPHYDTLTGVDPESHYDTLTGVDPEPHYDTLTGVDPESHYDTLTGVDPESHCDTHTGVDPESHYDTLTGVDPEPHYDTLTGVDPEPHYDTHTGIDPESHCDTHTGVDPEPHCDTHTGVDPEPHCDTHTGIDPEPHCDTLTGVDPEPHYDTLTGVDPEPHYDTLTGVDPESHYDTLTGVDPEPHYDTLTGVDPESHCDTHTGVDPESHCDTHTGVDPESHCDTHTGVDPESHCDTVTDPSPSSEH